From Solanum lycopersicum chromosome 4, SLM_r2.1:
taaaaagaagaaaaggaaaaaagaaaaaagtgatttttgagattttacattttaattgttAGATGAGAACATGTGAGTTAATGATGATTAGTAATAGATACAACACATGTCAAATGTCAtgcattatttattttggttaggTTAAAGTTTATCTACCTAGGGTATTTTTAAATTAGGAGGTTAATACTGTGTATTGTTTagttaatttattgatttttatgattaagcatcaattaatatgaatattgtgataaaatatttatatcaattcttatttttaaagagtttgtaaaatttaaaatagacaaataaaaaagaacgaATAAGAAAAGACATACATTTAATTAGAAGATTGCGAAGAAAGTATGATTTAATGATAATCATGTTTGGGAAGACATGTTTATGCATTTTATTTAGTGGTGAATAATTCTTTACTATATTGGTGTGTTTATTTAGTCATATGTTTTGTGAATCATATTTAACTTCAactcattttattatatttgtaattGTTTTCATGTTTTATTACATGTATTTTGATCTTTTATTACATGTATCTTGTGTGAGAGGTACACATAAATAGCATTAATCTAATAcgaatgaaattttataatagtgattagatatataatttatatgttttagATCGTTATAATAACAAAACCTAATAATACGATCATTATATcacttcaaattatatattttattttatgactattattttaaatttacatGGAAAATTCTCTTTCGGAGAGTTAATTcttcataaatttaattttaccttttaaaTTGAGAATGAAACAAGAAAATTTTGGATTACCCTTATATCGAATTGATTTTGCTGTTTAATTTGGAAAAAGAAAGTCATTTAAAAGTGACATATAgagataaatattatatattttgcttGAAAGTTACACATTGCATTGTCATAACCTTGTTCTTGTAGTTAACttattcttgaaaattattattaattagtattatttCAGTGATATTGATTGATGAGTTGAAGAATTAATGAACAAAATCCAAATCTATGATCTTTAATTCCAATTTTACTCACATTATGAAGTTTTCTTCTAACTTCATGGCTGCCACTCATCCTATTTCTatcttcaaataatttttagtcAATGTTGATCATTATTTATTCATAACTTAAAAACTATATTTCCACAACTTATTTAAATGGAACCAAAATCATATCTAGACGAAAAATTAATCTGAGTAGTTTAAATCGCCCTTTTAACTACATGAATCATGATTATATAACATGTTGAAGTTTTCATTTCACTCGAACAATACAATTTTACAAGTCttacaaataaaatctaaaaaggATCATGTACGCAAACCTTATCCCTCACCTATAATACCacatataataatacaatatccGATCAAgtcaagtaaaacaaaaaacaCAATATTTACCAAGTTACAAGCAACAAACTCCATTTCACTTGAGCAATTTGCATAAATAACCTTTTTAAGGttactattttaaattatgtCCCAATTAATTCAATGTGCTAAATTTATTCCACAAATGAACTAACAAGTATAACATGGATACAATGTAAAGAGTGTACTTGAAAAGATGTTACAAAGATCGTAATAAAGtgataaatattcttttatttttaataaaaatttttgaaagaaaatacttTACTCTAATACGAGACTTTTTCatgtgaatttaaatttaatcaaattgtaacgcgaaaaatataataacatcgATCTTGAAAAAAAGGCCACGTTGTGCAAATggataaaaatgtaaaattttctcatttttatcgGTGCTTATTTAATTCCTTGCAAATTCCAGTTGAGTCGTTATAGTTTGAGCGGTAGCTGTTTATTTCAAAGTTCCGTACAAATCGCTTAAAAATGGAAACACAGAAAACAGTGAGCGTTCCAGAAAAATTCTCAGCTCAAAGTTGTTACATTTTTTCGACCATAAATCTCAAATTCCGAGTTTTTAGCGTGTTTTCAGCTCACCCCATTATCTTTACAACAGCAAATATCATCATCTTCAACCTCTCctccccaaaaaaaaatcataacagtttcttctttttcttgcatAAACCACAAAATTTTAATTGCTGTACTTTGGTTTGCCAAAGATAATTTTCAAATACCACTACCAGCACAAAAGGTGAGCAAGGTGATGACTATTCTTGgcaataatttgaaaaatatggaGCTTTTTGTAAATGATTATGGTTCAGTTTGTGGGGTTGAGGTGTTTGATGAAATGCGTCTAAGAACATGTTATGAGCTAAAGAACCAATTTTTAGGTGtttttttgttacatttttttttccttagtTTGTGGGGTTGAGTTGTTTGACAGAATGCATTCAAGAGTTGCAATTTTATGAGCTAAAGAGCCCATTTTAaggtgttttttttaattactgaTCTTTTTGAGTTTGTGGGGTTGAGTTGTTTGACAGAATGCATCCAAGAATTGCATGTTTATGAACTAAAGAACCCATTTTTAGGTGCTTTGATTTCCATAACTATTTTTCTTAGTTTGTGGGGTTGAGTTGTTTGACAGAATGCATCCAAGAATTGCATGTTTATGAGCTAAAGAACGTATTTTTAGGTGCTTTGGTTTCCATTACTATTTTTCTCAGTTTGTGGGGTTGAGTTTTTGACAGAACGCATCCAAGAACTACATGTTTATGAGTTACAGAAAACATTTTTAGGTGTTTTTTGCTCTTTTTCCCCCCCTGATGTTCTGTTGTCTGAATTTTGGCAGATAAGAAGATCATATACGAGGTTTTTAATCAAATTAGGCATATACAGAGGGTAGGGAGGTGGTTATAAGGCAGTTCCTCTCTTTTAATACAAAGAGAGGGACCATATGAAGATTTGTAATTCATTGATATAATCTATTTGCTGGTCCTCTTCAAGTGCATTGATTCTGGGGAAAGAAGAGGGTGCTAAAAATGAGCTCAGTTTATGGGGAGGAGGCATCTCAATATGGTGATGATCACGGATCAGTTGCACATGAAGAGAAAGAGAAGATTTTTGTTGCAGTTAGATTGAGACCTTTGAATGAGAGGGAGATTACATGTAACGATGTCTCGGATTGGGAATGCATCAATAACAccacaattttttataaaaattctatGTCAGAGCGTTCATTGTTTCCAACTGCTTGTGCATATGGTAAGCTTCTTCacattttcattttcctttgcgttgtgtttttattttttgaattgaaaagATTCCTCCTTAAAATTGGTGTATGAAATTGAACAGACCGAGTATTTGGGTATGATTGCTCCACAAGGCAGGTGTATGAGGAAGCCGCCAAAGGAGTTGCTCTTTCAGTTCTTAGTGGTATTAATTGTAAGTACTAGCCCTTGTTCACGGTCCATTTTCTGCACCTACATAATGATGTTACAGTAATAACGTATGAAATCTTTGCAGCAAGTATCTTCGCATATGGACAGACAAGTAGTGGGAAAACGTATACTATGTCTGGAATCACCGAATACACATTAGCAGATATATATGATCATATATGCAGGGTGGGTAAACCTTTCCTATTCTTCCATGCAATTAATTTATGCTGTACAAAATTCAGAGTGTCTGATGCTTTTAAGGTgcctttttattttcaaaaactttTAGAACGTAGACCGAGAATTTACACTAAAATTCTCTGCCATGGAGATATACAATGAAGTTGTTAGAGACCTTCTAACCCCAGAGGACACTCCACTTAGACTCCTCGATGATCCAGAGGTGAATATATGTTTTAAGCATGATCAAGTTTTGTTTTATTCACAGACAATATTATGCAAGTAAGTAACCTCTTTCATTTACAGAGAGGAACTGTAGTTGAAAAACTTACAGAGGTAACACTGAAGGACTGGAACCATCTAAAAGAACTGCTGTCAGTATGTGAAGGTAAAAGGCTGAGACTGCTGTGTAGTGTTTCCAGCAAGTTAATATGATATAACTTCAATTGTTACCATTCTTGCAGCTCAAAGGAAAATAGGAGAAACTGCTCTCAACGAAGTGAGCTCAAGATCTCACCAGATTCTGCGTTTGGTTAGTGCATTGGTTGCAAGATGgtttatgaataataatatataaaggaAATACATCATTTTCTTGACTTGGACAAATGATCTTTTTGCAGACAGTTGAAAGTACCGCTAAGAAATTTGTTGGCTTAAACTCAAGCACTCTGACAGCTGCAGTGGTGAGGAAAATTACCTCTGCACGGACATCACTTAGAAGGATTATTGGAGTCCTTAGTTCCTATGAAAATGATTGATAGACAATATTTTGTTCTTCCTGCAGAATTTTGTTGATCTTGCTGGAAGTGAGCGTGCTTCTCAAACCATGTCAGCAAATGTAAGACTGAAAGAAGGCAGCCACATCAATCGCAGTTTGCTGACTCTTGGAACTGTCATTCGCAAATTAAGGTTGCCACATAACTACAGTTTGCTGAGcttcaaatttgtttttgttttggcTTCTTCCTTAGATCGCTAAAAGGCTATTTCTAAGTCTTGTTCATCAATATAATTTTGTACTTTTATCAGCAAAAAAGGAAATGGACATATTCCTTTCAGAGACTCGAAGCTGACACGCATActacagaattcattgggaggCAATGCCAGAACTGCCATCATTTGCACCATGAGTCCTGCACATAGCCATGTTGAACAATCCAGGAACACTTTGTTGTTTGCAACTTGTGCCAAGAATGTCATTACTAACGCAAAAGTTAACGTGGTAATGTCAGAGAAGGCACTGGTGAAACAATTACGAAAAGAACTAGCTAGATTGGAAGCTGAGCTAAGGAGTTTATCGGCACTTGCTGCCTCAGGTGGATCATCAGAGGCTCTGAAAGAAAAGGAGGATCTGATTGAAAAGGTACCAATGGTTAACCTTTGCAATAACTAGTATTCTGGGGAACTCCTACAATATCTTTTCATACATTGTTCTTCAACCTAATTTTGATCTCTTAGGACTTCTCCATCATGCCTATAAGACATGACAAGACAAGAATTGTTCCAAAACTAAATGTCTCAATGATGATTTATCTTTTGGTTTGCTATGGATCTCAAAAACTTACTGTTTTAGCATCAAACATGTGAGTCGATTAATACATATGTCTGCCTTTTGGTGCACTTTGGGCGCAGGACGTTAGTATTTGTCATAGATGACAGTTCAGATTCAGTGTTTCTTAATGATTAAATATTTATCTAACTTCAATTGCTTGAACTTCGATCTAAGAGTAGTGGCTTTCATTCAAGACAAGATATCCATAACCTATTCCCTTTTTGTATGACGATGCAGATGAGCAGAGAAATAAGGGAGCTAACCCAGCAGCGTGATCTTGCTCAATCTCGTTTTCACAATTTTCCAAGTTCAGGGTCATGGGTACGTGTAGTTAGTCTTGAATGAGCTCATAAACTtttcaattcataatatacatcggGGAGCTTAATCTGTTCTCTCTCTCTTGTAGACTGAACTAAGTAGTGTGTCATCtcctgataaggcccaatggcTGGACGACTGTGCAGCATCAGAAGTATCAGAATGTGTATATCCTTTTCGTCCTGATGGTGTATCCGCGATATCTCAATATGGCAGATACGGAGGCTTTAATTCTAACAAGCTAGGTGAACAGATTCCTGAACCTCCAGAAGATCAGTATCTCTGTGATGACACCTCCCCAAGGCTGTTCATTGAGAAATATTTTGGACCTGATCCATGTAAGGGATGGGAAAATAGTGCTCAAAGAACTGTTCAAAATTTGGAAGATAACTGCAAGGAAGTACAATGTGTTGAAGTGGATTCAAACACGAAGAGTATAAGCTCTGATAAACATTCATCACCTCGAAAGGGAGATCAGGAGTCAAGTTTCATTGACAAAGATCATAACGATAAGGAACCAAAGCAAACTAGCAATCTAGTCGTGGaacactcttcttcttcttcttccgaCACAGATTCTGACTCAAATAATTTACCAAGGAGCAGAAGCAGTGAAGCAATTATCATTAACGTGCCAGTATCAGAAGGATCTGAAGTAATTAAGGAAAATGTGGACATATCAAGTAAATCTGAGGAAGAGTTATCTATTAAAAAGATTGATATTGAGGAGAAACCTTCTCAGCCGGAGCTTTCTGCTGATAATGTTAAGTTGTTATCAAAAGAACACAACCGCAGTTTCACGATTGAAGTAAAGCTCAAAATGTCAGGTGAAGACTGTGAGAAGATTTGTGCTGAGGAACCAAAAATGTCCGGTGAAGATAGCATAAAAATTTGTGCAGAGGGTGAGGTTGCCAAATCTGTGCCTGAGAAGCAATCAGGGGATAATTTGGTAAGTAACTTTCTGCTTGAGATTAATAGCTAGAACTGCACATCtctaaaacacaaaaaaattcttaaatgtgCTTCTAATGTATATCGATATACATACTTTGATAAGTTCGTATAGAGATCATAAGAAATTAACTTTATCTTGTTAGGTTCAGGATGATGAGCACACCTCCAAGGACTTGGGAAACTTTGCCGCTGATTCCTTAAATTCAGAGAATGAATCAGAATTATCTCCTTCCAGACAGTGGATGGAATTTGAGAAACAAAGGCAAGAGATAATAGAACTATGGAATGCATGCAATGTGCCCCTTGTTCACAGAACATACTTTTTCCTACTCTTCAAAGGGGATCCAACTGACTCAGTTTACATGGAGGTGGAGCTTAGAAGACTGTCCTATCTTAAGAACGCATTCTCTTTAGGAGCTAAAGTTGTGAAAGACGGTCAAGTTTTCTCACAGGCTGCAAGGTACTCAtttatatctttttcttttctgtaGTTTTTGGAGATTTCTTGCATGGGCTGCTATGTCTCAAGTTCTGTCTAACTTTCACAAGCAATGAGACAAGACAAATTTCATATCGGGAAAAtggtcaaaaatacccctctACTATCCGAAATATCTTAATTTTACTCTCCATTACACTTTAGATCATTCATACCCTTAGCAATTCGTCTCATATATGTCCATGATGATAACGAAGTTCTAACATGAAGTATAACAAAGGgtaattttaaaccaaaagtaGAGTCTAACACCTTTTTCCTAGAATTATTTTCACATGTGGAGTCCACATTAGAGCTCTGCTAAAGTCAAGGGCAAATATGAGACAATGTGCTAACAGCAAGTCCAAAAATATAGTGGGGAGTAAGATTAAGATATTTCGTTCAGTAGAAGAAGGGTAGATTTCGaagttttttcctttaatatattTCAAGCATGCAAAATTAATCAATCTGAAAGTATGATAAAAATTGATCCTAAAAGTACTCTAATCCTTTCAAACAGTTTAAATGCTCTGAATCGCGAGAGGGAAATGCTGAGCAAGTTGCTTCATAAGAAGTTTTCTTCAAAGGAGAGAGACAGCTTATACGAGAAACGGGGCATTggtcttaaaactaaaaaaagaagacaTCAACTGTGCCATCAGTTATGGAAAGATACGAGAGACATGGATCACATTAAGGAAAGTGCAGCACTCATCTCAAAATTAGTTGGATTCGAAGCACAAAACGAAGTCCCAAAAGAGATGTTTGAACTCAACTTCTCACCAGGGCCAAAAAATCTCAGGTCTTTCAGCTGGAAGCCAAGAAAAGCCTAATGTGATCTTCTAATGCAAAAGATTTAAGGattatttgaagcattgtaGTGGCTTCAAAATGAATTAACCCTCCCTAATTCATGTAAAGTTTAGAAGTTAAACCACCCCCATAGTATCTAAATATACACAAAAGATGTCCCATACTTGTACTTAATACACCTTCTCCCTACTCATCGACGAGCTTTTATTAATGTACATTATGTATATTCAATCCTCAACCTCGAGATCTCAAGTTAAGAGAGTCATCCCTGTATGTAGATATAAGTGGAAGATATATTGCAGCTTATATGTATGTAAAACAAGACTCAAAATCATTGGGACAGCATAGGATAATTGTCTTCAAAAGGCATCATATTTTGCAGTTTTTTTTGTTCTGGTTGGAATATAAACCCACATCACCTTCTTTTCCTTCTCCTTATCTGTTTGGTTTTTCCTGGGATACTTGTCAATACAATTAAGCCAACTAGTTCACAATATATGTacaaaaaagaccaaaatataagtatataaaacCTATATATTGCATACTCAGCGCGAATTAGGCAACGATAACCTCTGTTTCATTATAGCATTTAACTCGAGATGAATCCTGATCATTTTTTTCGACTACACTCAATTCTTTGATCCAAACAAGGTACATTACAATTAGCTGAAACAAACCATTTACCTAACTTTGAAAGTAAAGCAAACTAATCAAAAAGATGCACTTTACATGAAACTTTGTCAACATATACATCCATTATCGCGATTTAAGAACGGCTCCTTCCACAATTTTCCAACCGGAGTTTGCCCAGGACATGTCGTACCTTGTTGTATAGGTAGTACTGTATGAGTCATTGTGCTCTGGATGGGCTACATCAGTTAAACTTGCTGATTCCTCTAGAGTAGCTTCCACAGTAGCACGTCGGCCATCAGCTGAGACAGTTACACTATCAATGGCAAGGTTTAAAAGCTTGTACTCCCAAAACCAACCATGCTGCGCAATTTCTCTTGCACGGTCTGTCCAAATCTTCAGCATCTGACCATCCAAAACCTGTCATTTTGAACAATGTCGTCAGGCAAAATACAAAGGTGACACCAGAAATAGCAAGGAGGTGTATTAAGCTGCATTTGGACAACAGCAAACAACAAAAAAGATGCTGGGTAGTTCATCACGAAGCAACTCGTGTTGAGCAGCTGAATTCTACAAGAAATCATTTGGCTCTAACAAAAAGTTGGTGTGTATGACATTTTGCTGTAAAGATATTATCATAACATTGTATAGAAATTGAGATAGAGCAGCTAACACACAATCCTACCTCTTGCTTTGGCAGGAAGTAAAATCCATTAAGAATTATCTCAAGGCTTTCAGGTTCTATTGCATTTCACGTCATACTATAGTGAAACATAATcaacaatataaaaagaaagGCATTACATATTGATACCTCTGACAATCTGTTGAGACAGTGATCGGTTCCAAGAGACTGGGATTTGATATTCTGCCACTTCCGAACTATACTTTCTGCAAGTCTTGCATCCATTCTAGGAACCTCAAGAGGATTTTCAACTGGTGAGGCAGAGGTATCTGCAGTAGCAGATAAAATTTCTGATATTCAGAAGAAAGGGAAGGttggaaaaagaaaacataactgAAACCCTCAGACAAGAATTTAAAAGAACCCCAGACttgagaaaatataataacaataatagaagaagataatttttattagatagATGTACAACTACCACTTGTAACAATAagattttttctctcaaatccAGGTCGTTGAATGAAGCAGCAGAGAAAAGCAAAAGAGAATGGCTCCATAAGGTCATATTTGGTCAACCCCGAGAGTTATTTAGAAACTAAAATGGTCAGTGAGTCATACCCACATTGATAACATCCGAGGCAATGGCTGAACCAGTAGCACTAGCACTATGTTGAACTGAAGACCCATGTCTAAAGGAAGAAAGCTTCAATCCAACCAAAGTCAAGAAACCAACCGCTACTCCAGCACACATAATCTTCACACTTGCATCTTTTATTCTGTCAGTTATCACATCTTGCTCTTGATAGTTAGAACTCTTTCTCTCAGGATCCCCAACAGTCGTAATAAAGTTATTTTGATCACGGAGTTCTTCAAGATCCTCAAATGGCTTAGCAATATCAAATTCGTTCATCTCATTGTCACCATATCGTCTTACACTGCCTTCCCCGTCACCAGCAGGAAAAACTTTCTGTAGTGCCTGAATTGCACTAGCCTTAACACTATCAAGCACAGCTGTAGCTTCAGCTCCAATCCTTGCAATAGCTGCAGCAGCAGCTAAAGGTGAAGCACCACCACCTTCCAGCCTTTCCAAATATCTTAAAACAGTAGGGTCATCATAATAGTCACCAAGCTTAAAAGTGACATCTTCTGTCTCTCTAAATCTGGGAAAGACCACTTCCATCAACCAGGTCTCCAAAAGCTTACATAGTCCAGGGAGCAGATCATTTTCGTTGTCGTCCTTTGAGTGTTCTGCAACAAAAGTCACTATAGATGGATCTCTATAAGGGGAGTCCTCACTGTCTAGGCCCAACCAAGAGCGACATCCATCGACTTCTCCAACAAGCAGTGAACAAAGGCCCCTCTCCAAAGCAAAGTCTATTTCACGGTTTTCTCTAACAGTGTATACAGACACAGAACTGCCGTAAGCTGTAACTTTGGTCTGCTGAAGCTGCTGAAAAAGGTTATCAGCATCTTGAATGAGATGAGGTTTTTTTCCAACAAAAGCTTGAGCAACAAGTGCAAGCGCCACCCCGTAAACTTCAAAGCTTTCTGCAGGAATGTTACTTGGCGTTGCGACGAAGAGGTCCACCTTTTAAAAAGGAAGAGGAAAATGAAGAGAAGGAGTAAAAAGAACAGTTAcaaaagaaaccaaaataaatgaatgaagttaaGCCAACCTGCTCAGCAGCTGTCATCCGTAGGAAGGCCTCattcatgaaatcttctcgtgtGAACCCCCCTGAAATTGCAGCTGCTCCTCCTCCTCCAACAGCCCACAAAATGTTGCGCACGCCTTGAAGAGCCTCTACTCTTTTCATTCGGTATTCATCACCAAGAGGAAAAGCTAGAAGTTCAAGTACGTAGCGTGGATTTATCTCTTCTAATGTCTCATCTATCTGGGATTGCAGATCAAGGGCAAGATTACTTGCACCTTCTTCCTGGAAAAGGAAGGAAGAAAGTTCCTCATTATTTGCTCTTCACTGTAAGCTTACAATTCGACCCAAAAAAGGCATGCATCAGCATTAAAGCAGGCGAGAGGTAAAGAAAAAGTGCAGTCACATATACCCCACACACATACATTaccaaaaacaaacaaacagaGACGTCTTAAGTGAATCATGGATGACCAAGAAGAGCACTATACTCATTTATAGGTAAATCAAAATGAAGTTAGCAATCAGTACAATGATACAAACCCTCTTCCATTATTAAAGTCATTTGTCAACAGACATTTGCAGCTGGCAAAAAGCTGTGTCATAGTGCATAAACTATAGAAAACAGTTATTTCCATGTGTGTTCCCTTTATAGAATTTCAAATATACCATCACATTCACTCTAACATACTCATATCATCAGAAGTAACTATACCTGCAACAGCTTAAGTGCTCTTTCAAGCAGTTCACAACCTTGAACAAAATCAGGAGGCGAAAGTGCCATCGCATCTCGCGAATGGTCAACATATGCGAGTGCCATAGCTAAGACCACATCTTGCTTGAATGACTTTGGCAACCGCTCTTTCAGCAAGCTTTCCCCAATCTGAAGAACTACTCCAGTCTCACCAGCTTCTTGCAAAACACACAATGCTCCCGGAACCTGTAAAAGCCATGACATTCTTTTAAATTCTTTGCATCCCACAACAACTTTTAgaatatttaagttttataacCAACCCGGGTACAAATTTTACTACACTATCAGTTAGTTATGTATTGAGAACTAAGTAAGTGTAGACTGGTAATCTGGAAAATAGGTAGGTGACATGCTACAACGGGTTAAATTACACTGGTCATGTACAAaaccttttctttaatttgcatAACTTAAACAATTACCTTTATCAATAGTAA
This genomic window contains:
- the LOC101252983 gene encoding kinesin-like protein KIN-7E isoform X1, with the translated sequence MSSVYGEEASQYGDDHGSVAHEEKEKIFVAVRLRPLNEREITCNDVSDWECINNTTIFYKNSMSERSLFPTACAYDRVFGYDCSTRQVYEEAAKGVALSVLSGINSSIFAYGQTSSGKTYTMSGITEYTLADIYDHICRNVDREFTLKFSAMEIYNEVVRDLLTPEDTPLRLLDDPERGTVVEKLTEVTLKDWNHLKELLSVCEAQRKIGETALNEVSSRSHQILRLTVESTAKKFVGLNSSTLTAAVNFVDLAGSERASQTMSANVRLKEGSHINRSLLTLGTVIRKLSKKGNGHIPFRDSKLTRILQNSLGGNARTAIICTMSPAHSHVEQSRNTLLFATCAKNVITNAKVNVVMSEKALVKQLRKELARLEAELRSLSALAASGGSSEALKEKEDLIEKMSREIRELTQQRDLAQSRFHNFPSSGSWTELSSVSSPDKAQWLDDCAASEVSECVYPFRPDGVSAISQYGRYGGFNSNKLGEQIPEPPEDQYLCDDTSPRLFIEKYFGPDPCKGWENSAQRTVQNLEDNCKEVQCVEVDSNTKSISSDKHSSPRKGDQESSFIDKDHNDKEPKQTSNLVVEHSSSSSSDTDSDSNNLPRSRSSEAIIINVPVSEGSEVIKENVDISSKSEEELSIKKIDIEEKPSQPELSADNVKLLSKEHNRSFTIEVKLKMSGEDCEKICAEEPKMSGEDSIKICAEGEVAKSVPEKQSGDNLVQDDEHTSKDLGNFAADSLNSENESELSPSRQWMEFEKQRQEIIELWNACNVPLVHRTYFFLLFKGDPTDSVYMEVELRRLSYLKNAFSLGAKVVKDGQVFSQAASLNALNREREMLSKLLHKKFSSKERDSLYEKRGIGLKTKKRRHQLCHQLWKDTRDMDHIKESAALISKLVGFEAQNEVPKEMFELNFSPGPKNLRSFSWKPRKA
- the LOC101252983 gene encoding kinesin-like protein KIN-7E isoform X2 yields the protein MSSVYGEEASQYGDDHGSVAHEEKEKIFVAVRLRPLNEREITCNDVSDWECINNTTIFYKNSMSERSLFPTACAYDRVFGYDCSTRQVYEEAAKGVALSVLSGINSSIFAYGQTSSGKTYTMSGITEYTLADIYDHICRNVDREFTLKFSAMEIYNEVVRDLLTPEDTPLRLLDDPERGTVVEKLTEVTLKDWNHLKELLSVCEAQRKIGETALNEVSSRSHQILRLTVESTAKKFVGLNSSTLTAAVNFVDLAGSERASQTMSANVRLKEGSHINRSLLTLGTVIRKLSKKGNGHIPFRDSKLTRILQNSLGGNARTAIICTMSPAHSHVEQSRNTLLFATCAKNVITNAKVNVVMSEKALVKQLRKELARLEAELRSLSALAASGGSSEALKEKEDLIEKMSREIRELTQQRDLAQSRFHNFPSSGSWTELSSVSSPDKAQWLDDCAASEVSECVYPFRPDGVSAISQYGRYGGFNSNKLGEQIPEPPEDQYLCDDTSPRLFIEKYFGPDPCKGWENSAQRTVQNLEDNCKEVQCVEVDSNTKSISSDKHSSPRKGDQESSFIDKDHNDKEPKQTSNLVVEHSSSSSSDTDSDSNNLPRSRSSEAIIINVPVSEGSEVIKENVDISSKSEEELSIKKIDIEEKPSQPELSADNVKLLSKEHNRSFTIEVKLKMSGEDCEKICAEEPKMSGEDSIKICAEGEVAKSVPEKQSGDNLDDEHTSKDLGNFAADSLNSENESELSPSRQWMEFEKQRQEIIELWNACNVPLVHRTYFFLLFKGDPTDSVYMEVELRRLSYLKNAFSLGAKVVKDGQVFSQAASLNALNREREMLSKLLHKKFSSKERDSLYEKRGIGLKTKKRRHQLCHQLWKDTRDMDHIKESAALISKLVGFEAQNEVPKEMFELNFSPGPKNLRSFSWKPRKA
- the LOC101055525 gene encoding Hop-interacting protein THI044 (The RefSeq protein has 7 substitutions compared to this genomic sequence) is translated as MEALTHLSFGICTARLSPPYQLAGGVGKKPPRLNAVTGGASSVTGGTSSVPTNFSASKWADRLLADFQFLPSTTTTSDSSDFQNSTSTTSVTTIPPPVAPSDRHISMPIDFYRVLGAEAHFLGDGIRRCYDARITKPPQYGYSQEALIGRRQILQAACETLADSTSRREYNQGLAQHEFDTILTPVPWDKVPGALCVLQEAGETGVVLQIGESLLKERLPKSFKQDVVLAMALAYVDHSRDAMALSPPDFVQGCELLERALKLLQEEGASNLALDLQSQIDETLEEINPRYVLELLAFPLGDEYRMKRVEALQGVRNILWAVGGGGAAAISGGFTREDFMNEAFLRMTAAEQVDLFVATPSNIPAESFEVYGVALALVAQAFVGKKPHLIQDADNLFQQLQQTKVTAYGSSVSVYTVRENREIDFALERGLCSLLVGEVDGCRSWLGLDSEDSPYRDPSIVTFVAEHSKDDNENDLLPGLCKLLETWLMEVVFPRFRETEDVTFKLGDYYDDPTVLRYLERLEGGGASPLAAAAAIARIGAEATAVLDSVKASAIQALQKVFPAGDGEGSVRRYGDNEMNEFDIAKPFEDLEELRDQNNFITTVGDPERKSSNYQEQDVITDRIKDASLKIMCAGVAVGFFTLVGLKLSSFRHGSSVQHCASATGSAIASDVINVDTSASPVENPLEVPRMDARLAESIVRKWQNIKSQSLGTDHCLNRLSEVLDGQMLKIWTDRAREIAQHGWFWEYKLLNLAIDSVTVSADGRRATVEATLEESASLTDVAHPEHNDSYSTTYTTRYDMSWANSGWKIVEGAVLKSR
- the LOC101055525 gene encoding hop-interacting protein THI044 isoform X1 — protein: MEALTHLSFGICTARLSPPFQLAGGAGKKPPRLNAVTGGASSVTGGTSSVPTNFSASKWADRLLADFQFLPSPTTTSDSSDFQNSTSTTSVTTIPPPVAPSDRHILMPIDFYRVLGAEAHFLGDGIRRCYDARITKPPQYGYSQEALIGRRQILQAACETLADSTSRREYNQGLAQHEFDTILTPVPWDKVPGALCVLQEAGETGVVLQIGESLLKERLPKSFKQDVVLAMALAYVDHSRDAMALSPPDFVQGCELLERALKLLQEEGASNLALDLQSQIDETLEEINPRYVLELLAFPLGDEYRMKRVEALQGVRNILWAVGGGGAAAISGGFTREDFMNEAFLRMTAAEQVDLFVATPSNIPAESFEVYGVALALVAQAFVGKKPHLIQDADNLFQQLQQTKVTAYGSSVSVYTVRENREIDFALERGLCSLLVGEVDGCRSWLGLDSEDSPYRDPSIVTFVAEHSKDDNENDLLPGLCKLLETWLMEVVFPRFRETEDVTFKLGDYYDDPTVLRYLERLEGGGASPLAAAAAIARIGAEATAVLDSVKASAIQALQKVFPAGDGEGSVRRYGDNEMNEFDIAKPFEDLEELRDQNNFITTVGDPERKSSNYQEQDVITDRIKDASVKIMCAGVAVGFLTLVGLKLSSFRHGSSVQHSASATGSAIASDVINVEILSATADTSASPVENPLEVPRMDARLAESIVRKWQNIKSQSLGTDHCLNRLSEVLDGQMLKIWTDRAREIAQHGWFWEYKLLNLAIDSVTVSADGRRATVEATLEESASLTDVAHPEHNDSYSTTYTTRYDMSWANSGWKIVEGAVLKSR